The genomic interval TGAGAAGTAAGGAATATTGCCTGCAAAAGAGCTGATGTTCCCGCCATTGCCATGAATCATCAGTAATGGTTTGCCCGAACCATAAATTTCATAGTACATTTTAAAACCTCTGATATTGAAGTATTTTCCTGTTTTTTGATTACTCCCGTAATTGATAACCTGGCTTTGGCAGGCATTGATCAGCAAGGTCAATACACAGGCAGCACAGATAATGATGTCTTTTATACGCATGATATTTTAGTATTTATTGTATTTCTGTTCTGAAACACAATAATCAAATATTGCGATTAATTAGTTAAAAACAGGATTTTTACCTGTTTATGTTCGTATGTTGATCAATATTTTCGTCAAAAATATAAAGACGGGAAAAGTAATATTATATTTGCCGCGACAAAATCTAACCTGATTTATATTAATGCAAACTAAACAGCTGACCTGGCAGTTCGCCTGGGCGTATCCTGCCTTTAGGGTGAAATTTATATTGGGCATCTTAATGATGATCCTGATACTTTTTTACATACAGGATTTTTTCTTGTTTATACAGGCCAGAAATGGAGTGCTGATGGATGACTGGGTATTGAGCCGTTTACCAGCCCGGGATGTATCCCGCTATATCTTCTTGATCATTAATCCGGCGGTGGGTTTTTTCATCTGGAGAATAATCAGAAATTCTTCGATGTGCATCACTGCATTGTGGGGGTATATTTTTTTCTGCCTGGCCAGGATGATTACGATTTTGCTGATCCCGCTCGATCCGCCGGTCAATCTTGTTCATCTCACAGATCCTTTTTTAGCCCTCATTTACGGATCAAATATGATTACTAAAGATCTGTTCTTTTCCGGCCATACAGCTACCTTATGTCTTATCGGGCTTTGTCTGGAAAATAAAACCGAAAAAATGATCATTTTCTTTGCTACGGCCATATTAGCTGTTTTATTATTAATTCAGCATGTACATTATACCGCAGATGTGATTGCAGCACCAGTATTCAGTTACCTGTTCTGGTATCTTGGCAAAACAATAGCAAAGATATAATTTTGGTAATCCTTAAATTTGCCGCTCTTTAAAGCCGTTTAGTTTTAAACGGTTTATATCTTTACATATAATTTTAACCAGGGAATTTGCCATAAAGGCTTATTTCATATCCCCTTTTGAATGGAAGTTGAAAATTTAGAACCTCAGGAACTCTGGAGTAGCTTTGTGAAGCTGAACGCTGTGCCGCGTGCTTCAAAAAAAGAAGAACGTGTCATTGCATTTATGGTCAGCTTTGGAAATGACCTTGGTCTTGAAACTGTGACCGACCGTACCGGGAATGTAGTCATCAAAAAACCTGCAACTCCAGGCATGGAAGATCGTAAAACAGTGATTTTACAGTCTCACCTTGACATGGTACACCAAAAAAACAGCGATACTGTGTTTAATTTTGACGAACAGGGAATTGAAATGTTTGTGGACGAAGACTGGGTAAAAGCGAAAGGTACCACTTTAGGTGCTGACAATGGTATCGGAGTGGCGGCAATCATGGCTTTATTAGCCTCAACAACGATTCCGCACCCTGCATTGGAAGCTATGTTCACCATTGATGAAGAAACTGGCATGACGGGTGCTAAGGAGCTTGATCCTGCTAATTTTTCCGGAACTATCCTGTTGAACCTGGATACCGAAGAAGATGATGAACTCACCATCGGCTGCGCCGGAGGAATAGATACCAATACAAATTACATTTATCAGCAAGAATCAGTAAAAGCATTAAGTACAGCTTTTGAAATCACCATTAAAGGATTAAAAGGCGGACATTCAGGAATGGATATCCATAAAGGCAGAGCAAATGCAAATAAGTTGATGAACCGTTTATTTTTTACAGCGGCTCAGACTATCAGTTTGCAACTCAGTGCTGTTAATGGTGGAAGTTTAAGAAATGCAATACCAAGAGAATCTGCTGCTGTAGTAGTAGTTTCCAATACTGAAAAGGCAGTATTTGAAGATTTTGTCAAAGAATATACTGCTTTGCTTCAGGAAGAATACCAGACTGTAGAGCCAGCACTGACTGTGGTGATCAGCGAAACTGCTTTACCTGCACAGGTGATGGTGAATGCTGACTTTAAAAAGATCATCAATACAATTTACGCAATGCCAAATGGTGTTTTCAGAATGAGTCCTGATATTAAGGATTTGGTAGAAGCCTCAAGTAACCTGGCCAGAGTGATTGTTAAAGATGGTGAATTTATTACGCAATCTTTACAGCGCAGCAGTGTAGAAAGTACTAAAACAGATGTTTCCAATGCAATCCGTGCTGCTTTTGAAAATATGGGCAGTCATGTTGCTCAGGACGGAGATTATCCTGGATGGAAACCAAACCCTGATTCAGATATTTTACGGTTAATGGTGCGCATGTATGAGACTGCTTTTGGTAAAGCGCCTAAAGTTGATGCTTGTCATGCAGGTCTGGAATGTGGTATTCTTGGTGGTCATTTACCTGGAATGGACATGATTTCCTTTGGTCCGACGATCAGAGGGGCGCATTCTCCGGATGAAAGCGTGCAGATTTCTTCAGTTCAGAAATTCTGGGGCTTCCTGTTAAGCGTATTGAAAGAGATTCCCAAAAACATTAAATAGAAAAGAATTAATTATTTTAGACCTTCTTTAAAGAACAATTTATGATTATTGCACCAAGAATACGTGGTTTTATCTGCCTGACTGCTCATCCTCAGGGATGTGAGCAAAATGTTGTCAATCAAATTAATTACGTGAAATCAAAAGGAGCTATTGCCGGCCCTAAACGTGTGCTGGTTATTGGCGCGTCTACAGGATTTGGACTGGCATCAAGAATTACAAGTGCCTTTGGATCGGATGCATCTACCATAGGTGTGTATTTCGAAAAACCACCTGCACCAGGAAAAACCGCTTCACCAGGCTGGTATAACACCGCTGCTTTTGAAACTAAAGCTCAGGAAGCTGGTTTATATGCTAAAAGTATCAATGGTGATGCTTTTTCTGATGAAATCAAACAAAAAACATTAGACTTGATTAAAGCTGATTTAGGTCAGATTGATTTAGTAATCTATAGCCTGGCTTCACCACGCAGAACACATCCTAAAACAGGAGTTGTATACAATTCTGTATTGAAACCAATCGGTCAGGGTTTCACGAATAAAACAGTAGATTTTCATACTGGAGTAGTAACTGATATCTCTATTCAGCCTGCAAACGAAGAAGAAATAGAAAATACTGTTGCGGTAATGGGAGGGGAGGACTGGGGTTTCTGGATCGAAGATCTTAAGGCTGCTGGTTTACTGGCTGAAGGCGCAACTACAGTTGCTTATTCTTATATAGGCCCATCTGTAACTGAAGCGGTTTACCGTAAAGGAACAATCGGACGTGCTAAAGATGACCTGGAGGCTACTGCTTTTCAGATCACTGAAAAATTAAAAGACCTGAACGGAAAGGCATATGTTTCTGTAAACAAAGCTTTGGTAACTCAGGCAAGTTCCGCTATTCCAGTGATTCCATTGTACATTTCATTGCTTTATCAAGTGATGAAAGCAAGAGGAACTCATGAAGGATGTATCGAGCAGATCCAGCGTTTATTCCAGGACAGACTTTATACTGGCGGTGCCATCCCAACTGATGAGAAAGGAAGGATCCGTGTCGATGATCTAGAGATGGATGCTGCAACACAAGCAGAAGTTGCTGAATTATGGGCTGGCATTTCTACAGAAAGTTTACCGGAACTTGGTGACCTTGCTGGTTACAAACATGACTTCCTTAATCTGTTTGGTTTTGATGTAGCCGGAATTGATTATGAAGCTGAAACTAATGAGATGGTAGAAGTGCCGGGATTAGTTTAATTTCGGTCTCAAACCTGTTTAAAATAGGGCTTCCATTAATTTGGGAGCCCTATTTTTGTAGATATATTATTTTTAATTTATTGATATTCAATTTGTTGTAATTTATATTTTGTAAAATTGTATTGTGCACAATATAAGCATATAGTACTCGTTTATATAGGCATGGAAATGCTTAAACTGGAGCAGCAGCTCTGCTTCCCGATCTACGCTTTGTCAAGACAGATCACCGCTTTGTATCGTCCTTTGCTGGAGAAACTGGATCTCACTTATCCTCAATATTTAGTGATGCTGTTGCTTTGGGAGACCAATAAAATCAGCATTAAGGAAATTGGTGAAAAGCTTTTGCTGGATACCGGAACTTTAACGCCGTTATTGAAAAGACTGGAACAAAAAAAATATCTGACCAGGAAAAGAAGTGAAGAAGATGAGCGGATTGTAGTGATAGAGCTGACCGGTGGCGGATTGAAATTGAAGTATGCTGCGGCCGGAATCCCGGGTGCTTTGTTTTGCGCTCTGGATATTACAGAAGGCGAAATGGTCAGTCTTCAACAAAAACTAACAGGAATTTTAAATACAATAAATAAACATCATGGATAAAATTGAAAAATTATATACTGCTGAAGCGAGTGCTACGGGTGGTAGAAATGGAAATGTAAAATCATCGGACGGCGTTTTAGATCTGGAAGTAAGAATGCCCAAAGAACTTGGAGGCGGGGCTGGAGCTTATACAAATCCTGAACAGCTTTTTGCAGCAGGTTATGCAGCTTGTTTTGATAGTGCTTTGAATTTAGTGATCAAAATGGATAAGGTTCAGACTGGTGAAACTAAAGTA from Pedobacter sp. WC2423 carries:
- the fabV gene encoding enoyl-ACP reductase FabV, whose translation is MIIAPRIRGFICLTAHPQGCEQNVVNQINYVKSKGAIAGPKRVLVIGASTGFGLASRITSAFGSDASTIGVYFEKPPAPGKTASPGWYNTAAFETKAQEAGLYAKSINGDAFSDEIKQKTLDLIKADLGQIDLVIYSLASPRRTHPKTGVVYNSVLKPIGQGFTNKTVDFHTGVVTDISIQPANEEEIENTVAVMGGEDWGFWIEDLKAAGLLAEGATTVAYSYIGPSVTEAVYRKGTIGRAKDDLEATAFQITEKLKDLNGKAYVSVNKALVTQASSAIPVIPLYISLLYQVMKARGTHEGCIEQIQRLFQDRLYTGGAIPTDEKGRIRVDDLEMDAATQAEVAELWAGISTESLPELGDLAGYKHDFLNLFGFDVAGIDYEAETNEMVEVPGLV
- a CDS encoding phosphatase PAP2-related protein, translated to MQTKQLTWQFAWAYPAFRVKFILGILMMILILFYIQDFFLFIQARNGVLMDDWVLSRLPARDVSRYIFLIINPAVGFFIWRIIRNSSMCITALWGYIFFCLARMITILLIPLDPPVNLVHLTDPFLALIYGSNMITKDLFFSGHTATLCLIGLCLENKTEKMIIFFATAILAVLLLIQHVHYTADVIAAPVFSYLFWYLGKTIAKI
- a CDS encoding MarR family winged helix-turn-helix transcriptional regulator, whose amino-acid sequence is MEMLKLEQQLCFPIYALSRQITALYRPLLEKLDLTYPQYLVMLLLWETNKISIKEIGEKLLLDTGTLTPLLKRLEQKKYLTRKRSEEDERIVVIELTGGGLKLKYAAAGIPGALFCALDITEGEMVSLQQKLTGILNTINKHHG
- a CDS encoding organic hydroperoxide resistance protein; protein product: MEKLYTAEASATGGRNGNVKSSDGVLDLEVRMPKELGGGAGAYTNPEQLFAAGYAACFDSALNLVIKMDKVQTGETKVTAKVSIGKNSTGGFQLAVKLSVAIPGVDAEVAKTLTEKAHQVCPYSNATRGNIEVELENV
- a CDS encoding aminoacyl-histidine dipeptidase, with translation MEVENLEPQELWSSFVKLNAVPRASKKEERVIAFMVSFGNDLGLETVTDRTGNVVIKKPATPGMEDRKTVILQSHLDMVHQKNSDTVFNFDEQGIEMFVDEDWVKAKGTTLGADNGIGVAAIMALLASTTIPHPALEAMFTIDEETGMTGAKELDPANFSGTILLNLDTEEDDELTIGCAGGIDTNTNYIYQQESVKALSTAFEITIKGLKGGHSGMDIHKGRANANKLMNRLFFTAAQTISLQLSAVNGGSLRNAIPRESAAVVVVSNTEKAVFEDFVKEYTALLQEEYQTVEPALTVVISETALPAQVMVNADFKKIINTIYAMPNGVFRMSPDIKDLVEASSNLARVIVKDGEFITQSLQRSSVESTKTDVSNAIRAAFENMGSHVAQDGDYPGWKPNPDSDILRLMVRMYETAFGKAPKVDACHAGLECGILGGHLPGMDMISFGPTIRGAHSPDESVQISSVQKFWGFLLSVLKEIPKNIK